A window of the Polaribacter sp. HaHaR_3_91 genome harbors these coding sequences:
- a CDS encoding helix-turn-helix domain-containing protein, protein MKTQKQPWRKKTYEKATLELKLFVVDQIQNGQISTNFASKKYDVPRTTIGYWIKKYSTLVQQNTGMSKLDEIKKLKERIEELEFVKEFQQDIIADMEIITGVDLSKKSLPKTLAKEIELKKKNRLKENGSMSVLGLVNKPSTKDSKPKKTND, encoded by the coding sequence ATGAAAACACAAAAACAACCTTGGCGAAAAAAAACGTACGAAAAAGCAACTTTAGAACTCAAATTATTCGTCGTTGACCAAATTCAGAATGGACAGATTTCCACAAACTTTGCTTCCAAAAAATATGATGTTCCTAGAACTACAATTGGGTATTGGATCAAAAAATATAGTACTTTAGTCCAACAAAATACAGGTATGAGTAAATTAGATGAGATTAAAAAACTAAAGGAACGTATTGAAGAATTGGAGTTTGTAAAGGAATTTCAACAAGATATTATTGCTGACATGGAAATCATTACTGGAGTCGATTTGTCAAAAAAGTCGTTGCCCAAAACATTAGCGAAAGAGATAGAACTAAAAAAGAAAAACCGTTTAAAAGAAAATGGTTCTATGAGTGTTTTGGGATTAGTAAACAAGCCTTCTACAAAAGACTCAAAACCCAAAAAAACAAACGACTAA
- a CDS encoding IS3 family transposase, whose translation MSKQAFYKRLKTQKNKRLNDEKVIVMIQEYRKLVGMRTGGIKLYDELKQDFIKQGIKIGRDKLYDVLRLHNLLVPRLKNYVTTTNSNHQFRKYKNLIKDQVPTRPEQLWVSDITYIKTDNGHNYLAIVTDAYSKQIMGYKLDNNMKTSLCSEALEMAIKNRKYPDKKLIHHSDRGFQYCNPKYTAFAEENGIMMSMTEQYDPYENAIAERINRTLKYEYGLRNCIKNTAIAQEVTKQAVYIYNNLRTHFSLELRKPAEVHLNPNIKYKSYRRNNVNLTELTI comes from the coding sequence ATTAGTAAACAAGCCTTCTACAAAAGACTCAAAACCCAAAAAAACAAACGACTAAACGATGAAAAAGTCATCGTAATGATACAAGAATATCGAAAATTAGTTGGTATGAGAACTGGCGGAATTAAGTTATATGATGAACTTAAACAAGACTTTATAAAACAAGGTATTAAAATCGGTAGAGACAAGTTGTACGATGTGTTAAGGCTTCATAATTTACTTGTTCCTAGGCTTAAAAACTATGTAACAACAACAAACTCTAATCATCAATTTAGAAAATATAAAAACCTAATTAAAGACCAAGTTCCTACTCGACCAGAACAACTATGGGTAAGCGATATAACATACATTAAAACAGACAATGGACACAATTACCTAGCAATCGTTACAGATGCATATTCTAAGCAAATTATGGGCTATAAATTAGATAACAACATGAAGACATCACTTTGTTCAGAAGCGCTAGAAATGGCTATTAAAAATAGAAAATACCCTGATAAAAAATTAATACATCATTCTGACAGAGGTTTTCAATACTGTAACCCCAAATACACAGCATTTGCAGAAGAAAATGGCATAATGATGAGCATGACAGAACAATATGATCCTTATGAAAACGCAATTGCAGAGCGAATTAATAGAACTTTAAAATATGAATATGGACTTAGAAATTGCATTAAAAACACTGCCATTGCTCAAGAAGTAACAAAACAAGCAGTATATATTTACAACAATTTAAGAACCCATTTTAGCTTAGAATTAAGAAAACCAGCTGAAGTACATTTAAATCCAAACATCAAATACAAATCATATCGAAGAAATAATGTAAATTTGACTGAACTAACAATTTGA
- a CDS encoding BNR repeat-containing protein, producing the protein MKKIRLVISLILISNLLSAQSESDITQFDKALNQFLNVRDFCISKDGKEAFFTVQSPNQEISQLAYIKKNKTGWSQPELLPFCDSYMYLEPFLSFDNNRLFFVSNRPLNDSINEKKGFDIWYVERGNNNEVWSKPKNVGKPINSELDEFYPTVSKNGNIYFTMVSPDGFGKDDIYYCELKGDKYLNPVLLDENINSAGYEFNAFISENEDFIIYSKYNEKDGQGSGDLYISKKDTNGNWKKAINLGIPVNTKYMEYCPFYDEQNQILYFTSKRNNIYPRNFETISDFKKYINESNNGLSKIYKISLKIK; encoded by the coding sequence ATGAAAAAAATCAGATTAGTAATTTCGTTAATTCTTATTTCAAATTTATTATCAGCTCAGAGTGAATCTGATATTACTCAATTTGATAAAGCACTAAATCAATTTCTTAATGTAAGAGATTTTTGTATTTCAAAAGATGGAAAAGAAGCATTCTTTACTGTACAAAGCCCTAATCAGGAAATTTCACAACTTGCTTATATTAAAAAGAATAAAACAGGATGGTCTCAACCAGAATTATTGCCTTTTTGTGATTCATATATGTATTTAGAGCCTTTTTTATCTTTTGATAATAATCGACTATTTTTTGTCTCTAATAGACCATTAAATGATTCTATTAATGAAAAAAAGGGTTTTGATATTTGGTATGTTGAAAGAGGTAACAATAATGAAGTGTGGTCAAAACCCAAAAACGTCGGGAAACCAATTAATTCAGAATTAGATGAGTTTTATCCTACTGTCAGTAAAAATGGGAACATATATTTTACAATGGTATCACCTGATGGTTTTGGAAAAGATGATATTTATTATTGTGAATTGAAAGGTGATAAGTATTTAAACCCTGTTTTATTAGATGAAAATATAAACAGTGCCGGCTATGAGTTTAATGCTTTTATTTCTGAAAATGAAGATTTTATAATTTATTCGAAATATAATGAAAAAGATGGTCAAGGAAGTGGGGATTTATATATCTCGAAAAAGGATACAAATGGAAACTGGAAAAAGGCCATAAACCTAGGAATTCCTGTAAATACAAAATATATGGAATATTGCCCATTTTATGATGAGCAAAACCAAATATTATATTTCACAAGCAAAAGAAATAATATTTATCCAAGAAATTTCGAAACTATTTCAGATTTTAAAAAATATATTAATGAAAGTAACAATGGCTTAAGTAAAATTTATAAAATCTCACTTAAAATAAAATAG
- a CDS encoding ATP-binding protein, producing MKLNQLKLKNFRSYSQETEINISDLNVIIGKNDVGKSTILEALDIFFNGKPDKYDLCISNDNSQIEITCVFDDLPETLILDDTIKTSLKDEFLLNVNNKLEIKKKFPISASGSVSEESVIICEYPDNENLTDLLSKKRTTLKNQFEELNINSEGVNKTKSKELRNTIRNHFYPDENITKITTEIKIDGKLDNEDNRKKIWTGLKKYLPIYSLFFVDKPLTDQDSDIQDPMREIIKEVLKRDNITPLLIQLKEAVQNASTSLADDTINKLNELDSDLAETLRSNFPKEPTWTSIFKLTLEDNRGVPLNKRGSGMRRLVLLSFFRAQVENRRTANAPNIIYALEEPETSQHPDFQLMIVNALRELSETDNAQVFFTTHNSNLAKEIPKKSLRYVYSDNGNTNVESGINLDGTDNTEIIDKIIATLGALPDPKNKVKVLIFVEGENDINGLIGISKLLNSNDDSIINLEKNESVAFIPTGGSQLKYYIEKKYLDGLLQSQVHIYDSDIPAYLQSVANLNAENNDKKIGYNTSKLEFENYLHHEAINECYQDLNITINLTEIIDTDDVPEKVARAVHSATSDTNWDTINPDPLKTELKQKKKISSAKRQLNTNAITKMTIERLTERGGYNEIKTWLDKIKEFVD from the coding sequence ATGAAACTAAACCAATTAAAATTAAAAAACTTCAGAAGTTACTCTCAAGAAACAGAAATCAACATCTCAGACTTGAACGTTATAATTGGTAAAAATGATGTTGGAAAGTCAACAATTTTGGAAGCATTAGATATTTTTTTTAATGGAAAGCCAGACAAATATGATTTATGTATTTCAAATGATAATTCACAAATAGAAATAACTTGTGTGTTTGATGACTTACCGGAAACCTTAATCCTTGACGACACAATAAAAACTAGTTTAAAAGACGAATTTCTACTAAACGTAAATAATAAACTTGAAATTAAAAAGAAGTTTCCAATTTCTGCATCTGGCAGTGTTTCTGAGGAATCAGTTATTATTTGTGAATATCCTGACAATGAAAACCTAACAGATTTACTTTCAAAAAAAAGGACAACACTAAAAAATCAATTTGAAGAACTAAATATTAATTCAGAAGGAGTTAATAAAACTAAAAGCAAAGAATTAAGAAATACAATAAGAAATCATTTTTATCCTGATGAAAACATAACGAAAATAACTACTGAGATAAAAATTGATGGAAAACTAGACAATGAAGATAATAGGAAAAAAATATGGACTGGTTTAAAAAAATATCTACCAATATATTCTCTTTTTTTCGTAGACAAACCATTGACTGACCAAGATTCAGATATTCAAGACCCAATGAGAGAAATAATAAAGGAAGTCCTTAAAAGAGACAACATCACACCTTTATTAATTCAATTAAAAGAAGCTGTTCAAAATGCTTCAACGTCTCTAGCTGATGACACAATAAATAAATTAAATGAATTAGATTCAGATTTAGCCGAAACTTTACGTTCTAACTTTCCAAAAGAACCAACTTGGACTTCTATCTTTAAATTAACATTAGAAGATAACAGAGGTGTTCCATTAAACAAAAGAGGTAGCGGAATGAGACGTTTGGTCTTGTTAAGCTTTTTTAGAGCACAAGTTGAGAATAGAAGAACTGCCAATGCACCAAACATTATTTACGCATTAGAAGAACCTGAAACATCTCAACACCCAGATTTTCAATTAATGATTGTAAATGCTCTAAGAGAATTATCAGAGACAGATAATGCACAAGTATTTTTTACAACACATAATTCTAACCTTGCAAAAGAGATTCCCAAAAAATCATTAAGGTATGTTTATTCAGACAATGGTAATACCAATGTCGAAAGCGGTATAAATTTAGATGGAACTGATAATACAGAAATAATCGATAAAATAATAGCCACTTTAGGAGCATTACCCGACCCTAAAAATAAAGTTAAAGTATTAATATTTGTAGAAGGTGAAAATGACATAAATGGTTTAATTGGTATAAGTAAACTTTTAAATTCAAATGATGACTCAATCATTAATCTAGAAAAGAACGAATCTGTTGCTTTTATTCCAACTGGAGGTTCTCAATTAAAGTATTATATAGAAAAAAAATATTTAGATGGACTTCTTCAATCCCAAGTGCATATTTATGATTCCGATATTCCTGCGTACTTACAAAGTGTCGCCAACCTAAATGCTGAAAATAATGACAAAAAAATTGGTTATAATACTAGTAAATTAGAATTCGAAAACTATTTACATCACGAAGCCATTAACGAATGTTATCAAGATTTAAATATCACGATTAACTTAACAGAAATAATAGACACAGATGATGTTCCTGAAAAAGTTGCAAGAGCAGTTCATAGTGCAACAAGTGATACTAATTGGGACACAATTAATCCTGACCCATTAAAGACCGAATTGAAACAAAAGAAAAAAATATCAAGTGCCAAACGTCAATTAAACACAAATGCAATAACTAAAATGACAATTGAAAGGCTAACTGAACGTGGTGGTTACAATGAAATTAAAACTTGGTTAGATAAAATAAAAGAATTTGTAGACTAA
- a CDS encoding integrase core domain-containing protein encodes MHYKNEKDCKCNTKGLPLLYTAFAEENGIMMSMTEQYDPYENAIAERINRTLKYEYGLRNCIKNTAIAQEVTKQAVYIYNNLRTHFSLELRKPAEVHLNPNIKYKSYRRNNVNLTELVI; translated from the coding sequence TTGCATTACAAAAACGAAAAGGATTGCAAATGTAATACAAAAGGATTGCCATTACTTTACACAGCATTTGCAGAAGAAAATGGCATAATGATGAGCATGACAGAACAATATGATCCTTATGAAAACGCAATTGCAGAGCGAATTAATAGAACTTTAAAATATGAATATGGACTTAGAAATTGCATTAAAAATACTGCCATTGCTCAAGAAGTAACAAAACAAGCTGTATATATTTACAACAATTTAAGAACCCATTTTAGCTTAGAATTAAGAAAACCAGCAGAAGTACATTTAAATCCAAACATCAAATACAAATCATATCGAAGAAATAATGTAAATTTGACTGAACTAGTTATATAG
- a CDS encoding tyrosine-type recombinase/integrase produces the protein MSLNFLLLRTVHENVHALPMKLNYSEPKIYTGGVDISSWSKLNLKEKKAALDKPWYVYFSFRNPQTNKLKRQPNIKAGVNKLKTKRERYAFLRTMQEGLLQLLDYGFNPYEDNSDLESTFLGQETKVVTDKKENVSISTKVENQIIPKTPLETEIIKSVIAVEKVEETGTSIADCLKLTLELKVNMMNKNSYVQYKSRIGLFEKWLKERDYYKNPITFITKKVVTQYLNEVLKRTSARNRNNSRTDIASMFQILEDNEMVAHNFVRKIHVLKSVPKRNKTYTPQQEKEIYKHLQEVDAHLLLFVKFISYSILRPIEICRLKIEDVDVQDKKLYIKAKNKPVQIKIIPEILLNDLPDLSNKDPKAFLFGRYEIGAEWNAQETNKRNEFTARFKKIKDHFNLGEEYGMYGFKHTFITKLYRKFRENMSQHEAKSNLMPISGHATMVALEKYLRDIDAELPEDYSKFLA, from the coding sequence ATGTCTTTAAATTTCTTACTTTTACGTACCGTACACGAAAACGTACACGCTTTACCTATGAAACTGAATTATTCTGAGCCAAAAATCTACACAGGTGGAGTTGATATTTCTAGTTGGTCTAAACTTAATTTGAAAGAAAAAAAAGCTGCTTTGGATAAACCTTGGTATGTTTATTTCTCCTTTAGAAACCCTCAAACAAATAAATTAAAAAGGCAGCCGAATATAAAGGCAGGTGTAAATAAGTTGAAAACTAAAAGAGAGCGGTATGCTTTTTTAAGAACGATGCAAGAAGGGCTGTTGCAATTGTTAGATTATGGTTTTAATCCTTATGAAGATAATTCTGATTTAGAAAGTACTTTTTTGGGACAAGAAACAAAAGTAGTAACCGATAAAAAGGAGAATGTATCGATTTCTACTAAGGTAGAAAATCAAATAATTCCAAAAACACCACTAGAAACAGAAATTATAAAATCAGTAATTGCAGTTGAAAAAGTTGAAGAGACTGGTACTTCTATTGCGGACTGTTTAAAGTTAACTTTAGAGTTGAAAGTGAATATGATGAATAAGAATTCATATGTTCAATATAAAAGTAGAATAGGGCTTTTTGAAAAATGGTTGAAAGAGAGAGACTATTATAAGAACCCAATTACGTTTATTACTAAAAAAGTAGTGACTCAATATTTGAATGAAGTTTTAAAAAGGACTAGTGCGAGAAATCGTAATAATTCAAGAACAGACATTGCTTCTATGTTTCAAATTTTAGAAGACAATGAAATGGTCGCTCATAATTTTGTTAGGAAAATTCATGTGCTAAAATCTGTTCCCAAAAGAAATAAAACATATACACCACAACAAGAAAAGGAAATCTACAAGCATTTACAAGAAGTAGATGCCCATTTATTGCTTTTTGTAAAGTTTATATCTTATAGTATTTTAAGACCTATTGAAATTTGTAGGTTAAAAATTGAAGATGTAGACGTACAAGATAAAAAGTTGTACATCAAAGCGAAGAATAAGCCTGTACAGATAAAAATAATTCCAGAAATTTTATTAAACGATTTACCTGATTTATCTAATAAAGATCCCAAAGCATTTTTATTTGGTAGGTATGAAATTGGAGCAGAATGGAATGCACAAGAAACGAATAAGAGAAACGAGTTTACCGCTCGATTCAAAAAAATAAAAGACCATTTTAATTTAGGTGAAGAATACGGAATGTATGGTTTTAAGCATACTTTTATTACTAAATTATATCGAAAATTTAGAGAAAACATGTCTCAACATGAAGCGAAAAGTAATTTGATGCCAATCTCTGGACATGCAACAATGGTTGCATTGGAAAAATATTTACGTGATATTGATGCTGAATTACCAGAAGATTACTCTAAATTTTTAGCTTAG
- the era gene encoding GTPase Era has product MTHKAGFVNIIGNPNVGKSTLMNALVGEKLSIITAKAQTTRHRILGIVNEDDFQIVFSDTPGILKPAYELQSSMMDFVKSAFEDADVLIYMVEVGEKELKNEAFFKRIIHSEIPVILLLNKIDKSSQEEVEEKIEYWKNKVPNAEVFVISALEKFNVPAVFDKIKELLPEGPAFYPKDQLTDKPERFFVNEKIREKILMHYKKEIPYSVEVETEEFIEEENIVRIRSIIMVERETQKGIIIGHKGSALKRVGAEARKDLEKFFEKKVFIELYVKVNKNWRSDKTQLKRFGYNQG; this is encoded by the coding sequence ATGACGCATAAAGCAGGTTTTGTAAATATTATAGGAAATCCTAACGTAGGTAAATCAACATTAATGAATGCCCTAGTAGGTGAAAAGCTGTCTATCATAACAGCGAAGGCACAAACAACAAGGCATAGAATCTTAGGAATTGTAAATGAAGACGACTTTCAGATTGTCTTTTCCGACACTCCGGGTATTCTAAAACCTGCCTACGAGTTGCAGTCTTCTATGATGGATTTTGTAAAATCTGCCTTTGAAGATGCAGATGTTCTTATCTATATGGTAGAAGTTGGTGAAAAAGAATTAAAAAATGAAGCTTTCTTTAAAAGAATCATCCATAGTGAAATTCCTGTTATTCTATTATTGAATAAAATAGATAAGTCTTCTCAGGAAGAAGTGGAAGAAAAAATAGAATACTGGAAGAATAAAGTTCCTAATGCAGAAGTGTTTGTAATTTCTGCCTTAGAGAAATTTAATGTTCCTGCAGTTTTCGATAAAATAAAAGAATTATTACCAGAAGGTCCTGCTTTTTATCCGAAGGATCAATTAACAGACAAACCAGAACGTTTTTTTGTAAATGAAAAAATTAGAGAAAAGATTCTAATGCATTACAAAAAAGAAATTCCGTATTCTGTAGAAGTAGAAACAGAGGAATTTATAGAGGAAGAAAATATTGTGAGAATTCGTTCTATTATTATGGTAGAAAGAGAGACCCAAAAAGGAATCATAATTGGTCATAAAGGATCTGCCCTAAAACGTGTTGGTGCAGAAGCAAGAAAAGATTTAGAAAAATTCTTCGAGAAAAAAGTTTTTATAGAACTGTATGTAAAGGTTAATAAAAACTGGCGTAGCGATAAAACACAACTTAAACGCTTTGGTTATAATCAAGGTTAA
- a CDS encoding GTP-binding protein, translating to MSIQEKRNSDFFLRPRFSIDLKENPESLLERITTYLKSDACIYRSNVADKHVFIDIPVKKNHFWSPQLHFEIVKVDENSSILKGLFGPKPQVWTLFVFVHFVVATLFLGVGVFAYVQYRLGESLVFPIAILVALPLIWLLLYFLGSIGKETGKNQMKELHNLLITIIEQ from the coding sequence ATGAGTATTCAAGAAAAAAGGAATAGCGATTTTTTTTTAAGACCTAGGTTTTCTATTGATTTAAAAGAGAATCCTGAATCATTGCTAGAAAGAATTACAACGTATCTAAAAAGTGATGCTTGTATATATAGAAGTAATGTTGCAGATAAACATGTGTTTATTGATATTCCTGTGAAAAAAAATCATTTTTGGTCGCCACAATTACATTTTGAAATTGTAAAAGTAGATGAGAACTCTTCTATTTTAAAAGGTCTTTTTGGACCAAAACCACAAGTTTGGACACTTTTTGTGTTCGTCCACTTTGTGGTAGCTACCTTATTTTTAGGGGTAGGAGTGTTCGCTTACGTACAATATCGTTTAGGGGAAAGCTTGGTGTTTCCTATTGCTATTTTGGTTGCGTTGCCTTTAATTTGGTTATTATTATACTTTTTAGGAAGTATAGGTAAGGAGACCGGAAAAAATCAGATGAAAGAATTACACAATTTGTTAATCACTATTATTGAGCAATAG
- the der gene encoding ribosome biogenesis GTPase Der has product MNSIVAIVGRPNVGKSTLFNRLVQRREAIVDSVSGVTRDRHYGKSDWNGKEFSVIDTGGYITGSDDIFEGEIRKQVNLAIDEADLIVFVVNVEDGITPMDAEVAKLLRKVKKPIFTVVNKVDNAMREPDAIEFYNLGLGEYFTIASINGSGTGELLDALAEKMPEPEAVDLEEEALPRFAVVGRPNAGKSSFINALIGQDRNIVTNIAGTTRDSIDTKYNRFGFDFNLVDTAGIRKKSRVKEDLEFYSVMRAVRTIEYSDVIVLVVDATRGFEGQDQNIFWLAEKNRKGVVILINKWDLIEKETNTMRDFEAMVRKQIEPFTDVPIVFISALTKQRLFKAIETAVEVFQKRKTKIQTSKFNETMLDIIKTSPPPAIKGKFVKIKYCMQLPTQTPQFVFFCNLPQYVRDSYRRFLENKLRDIYDFSGVPITIYFRQK; this is encoded by the coding sequence ATGAACAGTATTGTTGCCATTGTAGGAAGACCAAATGTAGGAAAGTCAACGCTTTTTAATAGACTGGTACAAAGAAGAGAAGCCATTGTAGATTCTGTAAGCGGAGTTACAAGAGATAGACATTATGGAAAATCTGACTGGAATGGTAAAGAATTTTCAGTAATTGATACTGGTGGATACATTACTGGTTCTGATGATATCTTTGAAGGTGAAATTAGAAAACAAGTAAATCTTGCCATTGATGAAGCAGATTTAATTGTTTTTGTAGTAAACGTAGAAGACGGAATTACACCTATGGATGCGGAGGTTGCTAAACTTTTACGCAAGGTTAAAAAACCAATTTTTACGGTAGTTAATAAAGTAGATAACGCAATGCGTGAACCTGACGCTATAGAGTTTTACAACTTAGGCTTAGGAGAATACTTTACAATTGCTTCTATTAACGGAAGTGGAACTGGAGAATTATTAGATGCATTAGCAGAAAAAATGCCAGAACCAGAAGCAGTAGATTTAGAAGAAGAAGCATTACCAAGATTTGCTGTAGTTGGAAGACCAAATGCAGGTAAATCATCATTTATAAACGCTTTAATTGGGCAAGATAGAAATATTGTAACCAATATTGCGGGTACCACTAGAGATTCTATTGACACCAAATACAATCGTTTTGGTTTCGATTTTAACTTAGTAGATACTGCTGGGATTCGTAAAAAATCTCGTGTTAAAGAAGATTTAGAATTTTATTCTGTAATGCGCGCTGTACGTACTATTGAATATTCTGATGTTATTGTTTTAGTGGTAGATGCAACTCGTGGTTTTGAAGGTCAGGATCAAAATATATTTTGGTTGGCAGAAAAAAACAGAAAAGGTGTTGTAATCTTAATTAACAAATGGGATTTAATAGAGAAGGAAACCAATACCATGCGAGATTTTGAAGCAATGGTTAGAAAACAAATTGAACCTTTTACAGATGTGCCAATTGTATTTATTTCTGCTTTAACTAAACAACGTTTGTTTAAAGCCATTGAAACTGCAGTAGAAGTTTTTCAGAAGAGAAAAACCAAAATACAAACGAGTAAGTTTAATGAAACCATGTTAGATATCATTAAAACTTCTCCGCCTCCTGCAATAAAAGGAAAGTTTGTAAAAATAAAATACTGTATGCAATTGCCTACACAAACACCACAATTTGTATTTTTCTGTAACTTACCACAATACGTTAGAGATTCTTACAGACGTTTTCTTGAAAACAAATTAAGAGATATTTACGATTTTTCTGGAGTACCAATTACTATTTATTTTAGACAGAAATAA